The following proteins are encoded in a genomic region of Papaver somniferum cultivar HN1 unplaced genomic scaffold, ASM357369v1 unplaced-scaffold_10, whole genome shotgun sequence:
- the LOC113326819 gene encoding activator of 90 kDa heat shock protein ATPase homolog: protein MAKLGEGDSRWIVKDRPDGTNVHNWHWAETDCLEWSKNLLNKLLSNLTILDGESNLYIKTKKVDIVTGEAYVNVRKGKIIPGYELDITLSWIGEAKGSENESLMKIEGQVHIPYLADENADEDPEIKVKVKEDGTEIGKRLKDAFVAKGVPVVKEKVRVYVQSMAKGGPCKDELEVKKTNVAKSATARANTAAAAPAVKKDVAIAAAATSEKKKEGKKGFKKITLKEKYNCRAKDLFEILMDENRWKGFTQSNAKISKEVGGEFSLFDGSVIGTNLELEDGKLIAWKWRFGNWADGIYSTVRITFDEPETGVTVINLVHAEVPEEDRYGNATVVENTERGWRDLIFGRIRAVFGFGM from the exons ATGGCGAAATTAGGCGAAGGAGACAGTCGCTGGATTGTAAAAGACAGACCAGACGGTACAAACGTACATAACTGGCACTGGGCAGAAACTGATTGTCTAGAATGGTCAAAGAATCTCCTCAACAAACTTCTCTCAAATCTCACAATCTTAGACGGCGAATCGAATCTCTACATCAAGACCAAAAAAGTGGATATCGTCACCGGAGAAGCGTACGTGAATGTCCGGAAAGGTAAAATCATCCCAGGTTATGAACTTGATATAACTTTGAGTTGGATTGGTGAGGCTAAGGGTAGTGAGAATGAATCTCTGATGAAAATCGAAGGGCAAGTTCATATTCCTTATTTAGCTGATGAGAATGCTGATGAAGATCCTGAGATTAAGGTGAAGGTGAAAGAGGATGGGACtgagattgggaagagattgaagGATGCTTTTGTTGCGAAAGGGGTGCCGGTTGTGAAAGAGAAAGTTAGGGTTTATGTGCAGAGTATGGCGAAAGGGGGGCCGTGTAAGGATGAATTGGAAGTGAAGAAGACGAATGTGGCGAAATCTGCGACTGCGAGGGCGAATACTGCTGCGGCGGCACCTGCTGTGAAGAAGGATGTTGCTATTGCTGCTGCAGCTACTagtgagaagaagaaggaagggaAGAAGGGGTTTAAGAAGATTACTTTGAAAGAGAAGTATAATTGTAGGGCAAAGGATTTGTTTGAGATTTTGATGGATGAGAATAGATGGAAGGGTTTTACGCAGAGTAATGCGAAGATAAGTAAGGAAGTTGGTGGGGAGTTTAGTTTGTTTGATGGGTCTGTTATTGGGACTAATTTGGAACTTGAAGATGGGAAATTGATTGCTTGGAAATGGAGGTTTGGGAATTGGGCTGATGGAATTTACTCTACG GTGAGGATTACATTTGATGAGCCTGAAACTGGAGTTACTGTGATCAATTTGGTGCATGCTGAAGTTCCTGAGGAAGACAG ATATGGGAATGCAACTGTGGTGGAGAATACAGAAAGAGGCTGGAGGGATCTCATCTTTGGCCGGATTCGGGCAGTGTTTGGGTTTGGAATGTGA